A genomic window from Oceanobacillus timonensis includes:
- the sigI gene encoding RNA polymerase sigma-I factor, whose product MMMTKQLTDTPIEEKIEAIQEGDIVLQNEILQTYKPFIAKCVSEVCKRYIDPKKDDEFSIGLMAFNDAIFSFEPDKGSSFLSFAKLVVKRKVIDYIRYHQKRPNLLSLDEINEEEQMENPLIIAAAKEKHQIEAENAKRREEIMLFQEKLNAYRLTMEELTKASPKHKDARESAVQVAYALYQDNQLSAYVQRKKKLPIKKLLMKVEVSKKTLERNRKFIIAIFIVLSSEYAYLKDYLKDYLKDVKE is encoded by the coding sequence ATGATGATGACGAAACAATTAACAGATACCCCTATTGAAGAAAAAATTGAAGCCATTCAGGAAGGTGATATCGTATTACAAAATGAAATCCTGCAAACATATAAGCCGTTTATTGCCAAATGTGTTTCGGAAGTTTGTAAACGATATATTGACCCTAAAAAGGATGATGAATTCAGTATTGGCTTAATGGCTTTTAATGATGCCATTTTCTCTTTTGAACCGGATAAAGGAAGTTCTTTTTTATCCTTTGCCAAACTTGTTGTGAAACGAAAAGTAATCGATTATATTCGTTATCATCAAAAGCGCCCGAATCTGTTATCTTTAGATGAAATCAACGAAGAAGAACAGATGGAAAATCCGCTTATTATTGCTGCGGCAAAAGAAAAACATCAAATAGAAGCGGAGAATGCCAAAAGACGGGAAGAAATCATGTTATTCCAAGAAAAATTAAATGCATACCGGCTGACGATGGAAGAGCTTACCAAGGCTTCTCCTAAACATAAAGATGCCAGGGAATCTGCTGTACAGGTAGCTTATGCTTTATACCAGGACAACCAGCTGAGCGCGTATGTTCAGCGCAAAAAGAAGCTGCCGATTAAAAAGTTATTAATGAAAGTAGAAGTAAGTAAAAAAACATTAGAGCGGAATCGCAAATTTATTATAGCTATCTTTATTGTGCTGAGCAGTGAATATGCTTATCTTAAGGACTACCTTAAGGATTACCTCAAGGATGTGAAAGAATGA
- a CDS encoding anti-sigma-I factor RsgI family protein, whose amino-acid sequence MKKGIVMEIHRKYAILLTKDGSFEKGIILTTYADQGDEVIFQSVSEKAGWKSYWDKTPLAVRLSAIVLLALFIFGFSLFYGTNNSATDAYVAIDINPSIELELNDDFVVTNIHALNDSADQLIEEVSSIQNRTVNSVLTDIIRESEDQGLAADKTMIVGVSCQNQDDNPDSLISQINTYIETLSDWDVATLEIPDEVREIAQNNHQSMNEVMAAELENHSVDIEQTHLEITDPDDRAIIDSFYGEEASDSDAGRSIEPEKKPVEMEDNE is encoded by the coding sequence ATGAAAAAAGGAATTGTGATGGAAATCCATCGCAAATATGCCATTTTACTTACGAAAGATGGCAGTTTTGAAAAGGGAATTATTTTAACAACATATGCGGATCAGGGAGATGAAGTTATTTTTCAGTCTGTATCGGAAAAAGCCGGATGGAAAAGCTATTGGGATAAAACGCCCTTAGCTGTAAGATTGTCAGCCATTGTTCTTCTGGCATTATTTATTTTCGGCTTTTCTCTGTTTTACGGGACGAATAACTCTGCAACGGACGCCTATGTTGCTATTGATATAAATCCCAGTATTGAATTAGAATTAAATGATGATTTTGTGGTTACAAATATCCATGCATTAAATGACTCTGCAGATCAGCTGATAGAAGAAGTAAGCAGTATCCAAAACCGGACTGTCAACTCCGTTTTAACAGACATTATTCGTGAAAGTGAAGACCAGGGTTTAGCAGCGGATAAAACGATGATTGTAGGCGTTAGTTGTCAAAATCAGGATGACAACCCAGATAGCTTAATCTCGCAAATCAATACTTACATAGAAACGCTTTCTGATTGGGATGTCGCAACGCTGGAGATTCCTGATGAAGTCCGAGAAATTGCACAAAACAATCATCAATCAATGAATGAAGTAATGGCGGCAGAATTGGAAAACCATTCTGTTGATATAGAACAAACGCATTTAGAAATCACAGACCCGGATGATCGTGCAATTATTGATTCTTTTTATGGTGAAGAAGCGTCTGACTCAGATGCGGGTCGTTCTATAGAACCAGAGAAAAAGCCGGTGGAGATGGAAGATAACGAATGA
- a CDS encoding YhdB family protein, which yields MLIPDYDKALYYTIWGQWDNLFILMSRTDDDLLAKKIEYFLYAYHHSTNQKHVNQSHDTLLYYLEHALQISSPWMYELELE from the coding sequence TTGTTGATACCTGACTACGATAAAGCATTATACTACACCATATGGGGACAGTGGGATAACTTATTCATATTAATGTCACGGACAGATGATGATTTACTCGCCAAAAAAATTGAGTACTTCCTTTATGCTTATCATCATTCCACAAACCAAAAACATGTCAATCAATCGCATGATACACTGCTCTATTATTTAGAACATGCCTTGCAAATCAGCAGTCCATGGATGTATGAATTAGAATTAGAATAA
- a CDS encoding YhcN/YlaJ family sporulation lipoprotein translates to MKLRLFTVLTVLMMVLVACQNTDNNEDANPNNTDGNVEPTRYEGQNINDGNRDGDRNQNRDHMLERDADRNTDAEYNVSKEAAEKITDKMDNIDHAYVLTTENNAYVGANLDIDNDDNARNDSNMEITDDVKDEIADIVRSVDSSIDHVYVTSNPDFLDLADKYVNDMDNGNPVEGFFDQIGSMIDRVFPDAK, encoded by the coding sequence ATGAAATTACGTTTGTTTACGGTTTTAACCGTTCTTATGATGGTCTTAGTTGCTTGTCAAAATACGGATAATAATGAGGATGCCAATCCGAATAACACGGATGGAAATGTAGAGCCGACACGTTATGAAGGTCAAAACATCAATGATGGTAACAGAGATGGTGACCGAAACCAAAATCGCGATCATATGTTAGAAAGAGATGCGGATCGTAATACAGATGCGGAATACAATGTATCCAAAGAAGCAGCTGAAAAAATTACGGATAAAATGGACAACATCGACCATGCGTATGTATTAACAACAGAAAATAATGCATATGTAGGAGCAAATTTGGATATCGATAATGACGATAATGCGAGAAATGACAGCAATATGGAAATCACGGATGACGTAAAAGATGAGATTGCAGATATTGTACGCTCTGTTGATTCATCCATTGACCATGTTTATGTCACATCGAATCCAGACTTCTTGGACTTAGCTGACAAATATGTCAATGATATGGATAATGGCAACCCGGTTGAAGGTTTCTTTGACCAAATCGGCAGCATGATTGATCGTGTTTTCCCGGATGCCAAATAA
- a CDS encoding S-ribosylhomocysteine lyase, translating to MAQKMNVESFNLDHTKVKAPYVRLVGVTEGAHGDKVHKYDIRFNQPNKDHMEMDGLHSLEHLMAENIRNHSDAVLDIGPMGCQTGFYLSLMNQDNYDEVLDMVEKTLKDVLTATEVPACNEVQCGWAANHSLEGAKEIAEDMLKYKDTWHEVF from the coding sequence ATGGCTCAAAAAATGAATGTAGAAAGTTTTAATTTAGATCATACAAAAGTAAAGGCTCCTTATGTACGGCTTGTAGGCGTAACGGAAGGCGCACATGGCGATAAAGTGCATAAATATGATATCCGTTTTAATCAGCCTAACAAAGACCATATGGAAATGGATGGACTGCACTCTTTAGAGCATTTAATGGCGGAAAATATCCGTAATCACTCGGATGCTGTATTGGATATCGGCCCAATGGGATGCCAGACCGGTTTTTATCTTTCTTTAATGAATCAAGATAATTACGACGAAGTACTCGATATGGTGGAGAAAACATTAAAAGATGTATTAACGGCAACAGAAGTCCCTGCATGCAATGAAGTGCAATGTGGCTGGGCAGCAAATCACAGCCTGGAAGGGGCAAAAGAAATTGCTGAAGACATGCTAAAGTATAAAGATACATGGCATGAAGTATTTTAA
- a CDS encoding dipeptidase, protein MSDKAIAYLKDNHDALLQKLYDFLAIPSVSTDPAHKEDIGRAADFLTEYLNELGFENVEKMETKGHPLIFAEYTKAGPDAPTVLLYGHYDVQPVDPIEQWESQPFQAEVRDGRIYARGSSDDKGQVFMHLAVFEAFLKTEGKLPMNVKVCIEGEEEIGSENLYELLQEKKDQFAADFAVISDSGMAEKNQPTILYGLKGFTGIEITLTGPDHDLHSGMYGGAVRNPLMAMSHLLASMKDENEVITVDGFYDGVEDLTPDERELMEKAPGEDFVQATNIPETVSEKGYTAKEHTMGRPTLEVNGLYGGYQGKGTKTIIPSTATAKLTSRLVPGQDPQDVQDKLVKHVEKFAPAGVHVDITKEKLSAKAYKVEPDHPLIKKAAKSYTKAFGKETVFLRMGGSIPVVEWLEAAYQYPIVLLGFGTPEDRLHSPNESFPLDSFAKGMETLAYYWTEL, encoded by the coding sequence ATGAGTGATAAGGCAATTGCTTATCTGAAAGACAATCACGACGCGCTATTACAAAAATTATATGACTTTTTAGCTATTCCAAGTGTAAGTACGGATCCAGCACATAAAGAAGATATTGGACGTGCTGCAGATTTTTTAACGGAATACTTAAACGAATTAGGATTTGAAAATGTAGAAAAAATGGAAACAAAAGGGCACCCGCTCATTTTTGCAGAATACACAAAAGCAGGCCCGGATGCTCCGACTGTTTTGCTTTATGGCCATTATGATGTGCAGCCGGTTGATCCGATTGAACAATGGGAAAGTCAGCCATTTCAGGCCGAAGTACGCGATGGAAGAATCTATGCCCGCGGTTCAAGTGACGATAAAGGACAAGTATTCATGCATCTTGCCGTTTTTGAAGCTTTCTTAAAAACGGAAGGAAAACTGCCGATGAATGTAAAGGTTTGTATTGAAGGAGAAGAAGAAATTGGCAGTGAAAACCTTTATGAGCTGCTGCAAGAAAAGAAAGATCAATTTGCAGCTGATTTTGCAGTTATTTCTGATTCCGGGATGGCTGAGAAAAATCAGCCGACTATTTTATATGGTTTAAAAGGTTTCACGGGGATCGAAATTACCTTAACTGGACCGGATCATGACCTTCATTCCGGTATGTATGGCGGTGCAGTTCGAAATCCTTTAATGGCGATGAGCCACTTGCTTGCATCCATGAAAGATGAGAATGAAGTCATCACAGTAGATGGTTTTTACGATGGAGTAGAGGACTTGACACCAGATGAAAGAGAGCTGATGGAAAAAGCTCCTGGGGAAGATTTTGTTCAAGCAACAAATATCCCGGAAACCGTCTCTGAAAAAGGATATACAGCAAAAGAACATACCATGGGCAGACCAACATTGGAAGTAAATGGACTGTATGGCGGTTATCAAGGAAAAGGAACAAAGACCATTATTCCTTCCACCGCAACGGCAAAACTTACTTCACGGCTTGTCCCTGGTCAAGATCCGCAAGATGTACAGGATAAATTAGTGAAACATGTCGAGAAATTTGCTCCGGCAGGCGTACATGTGGATATTACAAAAGAAAAGCTCTCTGCTAAAGCTTACAAGGTCGAACCGGATCATCCATTAATTAAAAAAGCTGCGAAAAGCTATACAAAAGCATTTGGAAAAGAAACGGTCTTTCTGAGAATGGGCGGATCCATTCCTGTTGTTGAATGGTTGGAGGCTGCGTACCAATATCCAATTGTACTGCTCGGTTTTGGTACACCAGAAGATCGTCTGCATTCGCCAAATGAAAGCTTTCCATTAGATAGCTTTGCAAAAGGAATGGAAACATTGGCTTATTATTGGACAGAGTTATAA
- a CDS encoding (S)-benzoin forming benzil reductase, with protein sequence METAIITGASKGLGASVAKLFLESGINVVGISRTDNTKLYDYAKENNAHYYFIACDLSEKDSIQTACNNLDDFLFKENVSKLYVINNAGLVDPIDRAENIDMDGLMKQIQVNTVAPMYLTNHFLKKATEHHVQLLTAIVTSGAAEKPKYGWSVYCSTKASMNMYTKTVAMEQEKTGHKVIAFSPGVMDTGMQEIIRSSTPGAFKDVESFRALKENNQLKDADMIGGVLIDILMDDNIENGKIYDVKEYL encoded by the coding sequence ATGGAGACAGCAATCATTACAGGAGCATCAAAGGGCTTAGGAGCATCGGTTGCAAAGCTATTTTTAGAGTCAGGGATTAATGTAGTGGGTATTTCCCGCACAGATAATACCAAGCTATATGACTATGCCAAAGAAAATAATGCGCATTATTATTTCATTGCATGTGATTTATCCGAAAAAGATTCTATACAAACTGCATGTAACAATCTGGATGACTTTTTATTTAAAGAAAACGTATCGAAACTGTATGTCATTAATAATGCCGGATTAGTGGATCCGATTGATCGTGCCGAAAATATAGATATGGATGGATTAATGAAACAAATTCAAGTAAATACAGTTGCACCAATGTATTTAACCAATCATTTCTTAAAAAAAGCGACAGAGCATCATGTGCAGCTTCTTACCGCAATCGTAACTTCAGGGGCAGCTGAAAAGCCGAAATACGGATGGAGTGTTTATTGTTCTACTAAAGCCAGTATGAATATGTATACGAAAACCGTTGCGATGGAACAGGAGAAAACAGGGCATAAAGTGATTGCCTTCAGCCCGGGTGTGATGGATACAGGAATGCAGGAAATCATCCGTTCCAGTACACCAGGTGCATTTAAAGATGTAGAAAGTTTCCGTGCGTTAAAAGAAAATAATCAACTCAAGGACGCTGATATGATAGGTGGCGTTTTAATTGATATTTTAATGGATGACAACATTGAAAACGGGAAAATTTATGACGTGAAGGAATATCTTTAA
- a CDS encoding YjcZ family sporulation protein translates to MGKECCEHDCNQSFGSAGFALLVVLFILLIIIGTAYSGNNQGYNGGYYC, encoded by the coding sequence ATGGGTAAAGAATGTTGTGAGCATGATTGTAATCAAAGCTTTGGCTCAGCGGGCTTTGCGTTATTAGTTGTGTTATTTATTTTGTTAATTATTATTGGAACAGCATACTCAGGCAACAACCAAGGCTACAATGGTGGCTATTACTGTTAA
- a CDS encoding putative ABC transporter permease subunit, translating into MMRKTWTLTRIMLKMQYSSAGKQSNAWVYIILAIFLIPFAIIVLQGLNSMITYAYNFLAEINQESMLLGLALLSIAVILLFLSFIMILSAFYFSDDISAYIPLPVHPYQLLVGKAANPLIYNYFLTAFIFLPFLFMYGSLNDASFLFYVYGFILFIIFPIIPFCLVAVILMFIMRYVNIAKNKDRSKIFMGIGSLLFVILVNVLVRLNMDNAAFMDTFMTYMQEQEGLMRLITFIFPPAYFGANSLHLAASWSGLFYLIALLFLFVISVLVFVWAGQRFYLKGVRGMSSGSKGNLSAKATQKLTKQHSSLITYMRKELKVIFRTPAFLMQCVIQSLFFPVFLTVILFLDMGDELAALVPAAPEKNLFLILFMVSVFILSMNVTASTAISREGASRKLNLFLPIPFHHLIDAKLFVAYLMALLPFVLIIGVGMYIHIPIHIFIGWVAISLLYNWLSVMIHFIVDVQNPKLHWTDEQELFKGRFIPFFISLAQVAFFGIITIILWNMQINGVYLILFILLMVTLIATALTQTYLRKKVTLKTLQKLGE; encoded by the coding sequence TGGACATTGACTAGAATTATGTTAAAAATGCAGTATTCCTCTGCCGGGAAGCAAAGTAATGCATGGGTATACATTATTCTTGCTATTTTTTTAATTCCATTTGCTATTATCGTACTGCAGGGGCTAAATTCCATGATCACCTACGCTTATAACTTTCTGGCTGAGATAAACCAGGAAAGTATGCTTCTTGGGTTGGCGCTTCTTTCTATTGCAGTTATCTTGCTATTTTTATCATTCATCATGATTTTATCGGCTTTTTATTTTTCAGATGATATTTCGGCTTATATACCGTTGCCCGTTCATCCTTATCAATTATTAGTCGGGAAGGCGGCAAATCCATTAATTTATAATTATTTCCTGACTGCATTTATCTTTCTTCCCTTTTTATTTATGTATGGGAGTTTGAACGATGCATCCTTTTTATTTTATGTCTATGGATTTATATTGTTTATTATTTTTCCTATTATTCCATTTTGTCTCGTTGCTGTTATTCTTATGTTTATTATGCGCTATGTTAATATTGCCAAAAATAAGGACCGTTCAAAAATCTTTATGGGAATTGGCTCTTTATTGTTTGTTATCCTCGTTAACGTGCTTGTGCGATTAAATATGGATAATGCTGCATTCATGGATACCTTTATGACCTACATGCAGGAACAGGAAGGCTTGATGCGATTGATTACATTTATCTTTCCACCCGCCTACTTTGGCGCCAACAGTCTTCATCTTGCAGCTAGCTGGTCCGGTCTTTTTTATCTGATTGCTCTGTTGTTTTTATTTGTAATCAGTGTGTTAGTATTTGTCTGGGCAGGACAACGGTTTTATTTGAAAGGTGTTCGCGGAATGAGCTCCGGCAGTAAGGGGAATTTATCAGCGAAAGCAACACAAAAGCTGACAAAACAGCATTCAAGTCTTATCACGTATATGCGTAAGGAACTCAAAGTCATTTTTCGTACCCCTGCTTTTCTGATGCAGTGTGTGATTCAATCTTTGTTTTTCCCGGTATTCCTAACCGTGATTCTATTTTTGGATATGGGAGATGAGCTGGCCGCACTAGTTCCGGCTGCCCCGGAAAAAAATCTATTTCTCATCTTATTTATGGTTTCGGTATTTATATTAAGTATGAATGTAACAGCTTCTACAGCTATTTCCAGAGAAGGAGCAAGCAGAAAATTAAATTTATTTTTGCCAATTCCTTTTCATCATTTGATTGACGCAAAATTATTTGTTGCTTATCTTATGGCGCTTCTGCCATTTGTCCTTATCATCGGAGTCGGTATGTATATCCATATTCCTATACATATCTTCATCGGCTGGGTTGCTATTTCCTTGTTGTATAACTGGTTATCTGTAATGATTCATTTTATCGTTGATGTCCAAAACCCGAAGCTACATTGGACCGACGAGCAAGAATTATTTAAAGGAAGGTTCATTCCGTTTTTTATTTCTCTTGCCCAAGTTGCTTTTTTTGGAATTATAACGATAATACTTTGGAATATGCAGATAAATGGTGTCTATCTGATACTGTTTATCCTGCTCATGGTTACTCTTATCGCTACCGCTTTAACACAAACCTATTTGCGTAAAAAAGTAACGCTAAAAACGCTGCAAAAATTAGGGGAATGA